From Streptomyces yatensis, one genomic window encodes:
- a CDS encoding nucleic acid/nucleotide deaminase domain-containing protein: MSEPASDPSVAHFGTDGMRRFSVSGVYGARLPEAVLERLEGSGVPLHVAPYFTAASPSDAISLAVFAGHHNLPAPSAEMEGWVRIGTDGYAQLCVRPDGAVQAVLLGHDEEDVFVSSDVAAFTAALAVLDRRMPVIAASPGLGVAAAAFRELNAELRQLDDAAFVERESWWRRVLDDVRHTLNFPFSSAFEYIDAAGGKQIVTDATGPGRAHPEELVWQRLSAEGVAPEQVRRVYCELAPCMMPGHYCAVWLQRTFPHAEFTHSFDYGSDADSREEGLRGLITFAAQQAERQ; this comes from the coding sequence ATGTCTGAGCCTGCCTCGGATCCTTCCGTGGCTCATTTTGGGACGGATGGGATGCGCCGGTTCAGCGTTTCCGGTGTGTATGGGGCCCGGCTGCCCGAGGCTGTCCTCGAGAGGCTTGAAGGCTCGGGTGTGCCGTTGCACGTTGCCCCGTACTTCACAGCCGCCAGCCCGTCAGACGCCATCTCCCTCGCCGTCTTCGCCGGCCACCACAATCTGCCTGCGCCGTCTGCCGAGATGGAGGGGTGGGTGCGGATCGGGACGGACGGCTATGCCCAGCTGTGCGTGCGGCCTGATGGCGCCGTGCAGGCAGTGCTTCTCGGACATGACGAGGAGGATGTGTTCGTCAGTTCTGACGTTGCCGCGTTCACTGCGGCGCTTGCGGTGCTTGATCGCCGGATGCCGGTGATCGCCGCCTCCCCTGGGCTGGGGGTGGCCGCAGCGGCCTTTCGGGAGCTGAACGCGGAGTTGCGCCAGCTCGATGATGCCGCGTTCGTGGAGCGCGAGAGCTGGTGGCGGCGGGTCCTGGACGATGTGCGGCACACTCTCAACTTCCCGTTCTCGTCGGCGTTCGAGTACATCGACGCTGCGGGCGGAAAGCAGATCGTGACGGACGCGACCGGGCCGGGGCGTGCCCATCCGGAGGAGTTGGTGTGGCAGCGCCTGTCCGCCGAGGGCGTTGCTCCCGAGCAGGTGCGCCGGGTGTACTGCGAGCTGGCGCCGTGCATGATGCCGGGGCACTATTGCGCGGTGTGGCTGCAGCGTACTTTTCCGCATGCGGAATTCACGCACAGCTTTGACTACGGCTCCGACGCGGATTCGCGTGAGGAGGGTCTCAGGGGGCTGATCACGTTCGCCGCCCAGCAGGCAGAGCGTCAGTGA
- a CDS encoding nucleic acid/nucleotide deaminase domain-containing protein: MGKKLPDDLVEVLDLVGVAWPNIDEDEVRDTAKDYRHLADGIRDVIVEGNKACSHLVAGRSKGKTVDAIDRRWGKLTTKDLSTFVKALDALADALDDCAGFIEGCKIACIAELSATAATATAGIIGMFFTAGLSGLLSAGAIAACRLALHEAINHAISEIASIVTDKIELVILDKIEALFTDQLDAHDDNDLSRYAAGSADMAQDLVIEFDEFEKASGGYDETKRNFDKKKSLHKTGGSKRRSSVKKDSRFHKLATVMDKAEDAVDKKADETVHVLEKHGGKIDESKKGHKKNDEKTKEEIDRCRGDNDTRMYLLSTDGTVQRLDADGDLHRLDSTDKDRLGGILDNGKVWRPQTRRDQDDTKVPNTHTGKVRSTKVDPYTDELGQTTQAARYARNDYSGNNYAAGRYIDPDGKGESILVGYSEKSMHSERSIGYPLLHNGKQSGLKEVFTEREPCQLKPSCDRWLDRHFPQAKTVHHTNDYDQTVPRHRRDLEHQKYMEELQKAHGR; encoded by the coding sequence GTGGGGAAGAAGCTGCCCGACGACCTCGTCGAGGTGCTCGACCTCGTCGGCGTCGCATGGCCCAATATCGACGAAGACGAAGTCCGCGACACCGCGAAGGACTACCGCCACCTGGCCGACGGCATCCGCGATGTCATCGTGGAAGGCAACAAGGCCTGTTCCCACCTCGTCGCCGGCCGCAGCAAGGGCAAGACCGTCGACGCCATCGACCGGCGCTGGGGCAAGCTGACCACCAAGGACCTGTCCACGTTCGTCAAAGCGCTCGACGCTCTCGCCGACGCTCTCGACGACTGCGCGGGTTTCATCGAAGGCTGCAAGATCGCGTGCATCGCCGAACTGAGCGCCACCGCTGCGACCGCTACCGCAGGCATCATCGGCATGTTCTTCACCGCCGGCCTGAGCGGCCTGCTCAGCGCCGGCGCCATCGCCGCCTGCCGCCTGGCCCTGCACGAGGCAATCAACCACGCCATCTCCGAGATCGCCTCGATCGTCACCGACAAGATCGAGCTGGTAATCCTCGACAAGATCGAGGCCCTGTTCACCGATCAGCTCGACGCCCACGACGACAACGACCTCTCCCGCTACGCCGCCGGCAGCGCCGATATGGCGCAGGACCTGGTCATCGAGTTCGACGAGTTCGAGAAGGCCTCAGGCGGCTACGACGAGACCAAGCGCAACTTCGACAAGAAGAAGAGCCTTCACAAGACGGGCGGATCCAAGCGCCGCAGCTCGGTGAAGAAAGACAGCCGCTTCCACAAGCTGGCCACCGTGATGGACAAGGCCGAGGACGCCGTCGACAAGAAGGCCGACGAGACCGTCCACGTCCTGGAGAAGCACGGCGGCAAGATCGACGAGAGCAAGAAGGGGCACAAGAAGAACGACGAGAAGACCAAAGAGGAAATCGACAGGTGCAGGGGCGATAACGACACGCGCATGTACCTGCTCAGTACCGACGGAACCGTCCAGCGTCTGGACGCCGACGGCGATCTGCACCGCCTCGACAGCACCGACAAGGACCGTCTCGGCGGCATCCTCGACAACGGCAAGGTGTGGCGTCCCCAAACACGGCGCGATCAAGACGACACCAAAGTTCCCAACACCCACACCGGGAAGGTCCGCTCCACCAAGGTCGACCCCTACACGGACGAACTCGGGCAGACCACCCAAGCCGCCCGTTATGCGCGTAACGACTACAGCGGGAACAATTACGCCGCAGGCCGCTACATCGACCCTGACGGCAAAGGAGAGAGCATCCTCGTCGGCTACAGCGAGAAGAGCATGCACTCCGAACGCTCCATCGGCTATCCCCTCCTGCACAACGGGAAGCAATCAGGCCTCAAAGAAGTCTTCACCGAACGCGAGCCCTGTCAGCTCAAACCCAGCTGCGACCGGTGGCTGGACCGTCACTTCCCGCAGGCCAAGACGGTGCATCACACGAACGACTACGACCAGACCGTCCCCCGGCATCGCCGTGACCTGGAGCACCAGAAATATATGGAGGAGCTCCAGAAAGCCCACGGCCGCTAG
- a CDS encoding SUKH-4 family immunity protein, translating into MSFAVSPDELISTFGLSGVVYFPRYESPHNRLNTRTASFLSSVGLPDEEWFKSKASVGQDESVSLAEWFGPEDGTLPKECQAWLVLGYFSASVIALDPENGKVYAFGEGEPLDSYTQLHRDVESLVYALHLFKKFDEQERDDDADIEEQADQLRAQIEAFDTLPFENEQSQWNLILDEVIEGIW; encoded by the coding sequence ATGAGCTTCGCTGTCTCCCCGGACGAACTCATCAGCACGTTCGGCTTGTCGGGCGTCGTGTACTTCCCGCGCTACGAGTCACCGCACAACCGCCTCAACACACGGACCGCCAGCTTCCTCAGCAGCGTCGGCCTCCCGGATGAGGAGTGGTTCAAGTCCAAGGCCAGCGTCGGCCAGGACGAGTCGGTCAGCCTGGCCGAGTGGTTCGGACCTGAGGACGGCACCCTGCCCAAGGAGTGCCAGGCATGGCTGGTACTCGGCTACTTCTCCGCCTCCGTCATCGCCCTCGACCCCGAGAACGGCAAGGTGTACGCATTCGGCGAGGGTGAACCCCTGGACTCCTACACACAGCTCCACCGCGACGTCGAGTCCCTCGTCTACGCCCTGCACCTGTTCAAAAAGTTCGACGAACAAGAGCGGGATGACGACGCCGACATCGAAGAGCAAGCCGACCAGCTGCGAGCGCAGATCGAAGCCTTCGACACACTGCCGTTTGAAAACGAGCAATCACAGTGGAACCTCATCCTCGACGAGGTCATCGAAGGCATCTGGTAG